A window from Fusarium musae strain F31 chromosome 8, whole genome shotgun sequence encodes these proteins:
- a CDS encoding hypothetical protein (EggNog:ENOG41), with translation MNASTEHQDEIAKLVEQHEAVPPPWFLFPNLHPYSIGWRMGAGESYLMMYWTWWKQQKEQLDETQRIAYFCRWPPPPEWLVWMIEVIWDLDPKDFEDDDDYSPYFTRVEKLGFGSKDDYKKAMRDEEE, from the coding sequence ATGAACGCCTCCACGGAGCACCAAGATGAAATTGCCAAGTTGGTTGAGCAACACGAAGCAGTTCCTCCGCCCTGGTTTCTGTTTCCAAACCTTCATCCGTACAGCATCGGCTGGCGCATGGGTGCTGGCGAGTCTTATCTTATGATGTATTGGACTTGGTGGAAGCAACAAAAAGAGCAACTCGACGAAACGCAACGAATTGCGTATTTTTGCAGATGGCCGCCTCCACCCGAGTGGCTCGTTTGGATGATAGAAGTAATCTGGGATCTTGATcccaaggactttgaggatgacgatgattaCTCGCCCTACTTCACGCGTGTTGAGAAACTCGGTTTTGGGTCTAAAGATGATTATAAGAAGGCTATGCGtgatgaggaagagtaa